Below is a window of Hyalangium ruber DNA.
CGTCGGGTGGGCCAGCACCGGCGCCAGCAGCCACGTGCTCCACAGCCCCACCAGCGCGTTGAGCAAACCGAACAGCAGCGAGGTGCGCACCAGCCCCAGCTTCGGCACGAAGAGCAGCGGGAAGCTCACGCTCGCCGCCAGCGCCCCCAGGTAGTCGAACGTCAGCACCTGGCTGACCAGGTCCTTGAACTTCACCTGGTCCTGGAGGATTCGCAGCAGCAGGGGAATCTCCAGCCCCACCAGCGTGCCGATGACGAGCACGCTGCCATAGAGCGCCACCCGGAACAGATCCGTCAGGGTGAAGGTGAGGAACAACAGCGGGGCGCACAGCCCACCAATGAGCGCTACCCCCAGCTCCACCTCGACGAAGCGCTGCGCCAGCCCCTTCTCGATGAAGCGCGAGAGGTAGCTGCCAATCCCCATCGCGAAGAGGTAGCCGCCGATGACGGTGGAGAACTGGGTGATGGAGTCCCCCAGCAGGTAGCTGGCGAGCGCCCCCACGATGAGCTCGTAGATGAGCCCACACGTGGCGATGACGAGGACGGTGACGAACAGCAGCGTCTTGTTCAAGTCTTCACTTCACTTCGAAGTCACGGCCATAAGGCGCGCGGCTATCCGGAGATCGCCGCCGCCACGATGATGGCCAGGCCAAGGATGAAGGAGCCGATGACGATGCCCAGCGCCGTGTTCTGGTCCGCCTCGATCTCCTTGTTCACGTCGAACGGGAGGATGAGCTTGATGACGTAGAAGCCGGCGACGAAGACCGCCAGCCCGATGAGCGAGTAGATGACGCTCGCCAGAAGGCCCTGCACGCTCACTACCGCACCCAGTAGCAACATCACTTCCCTCCGTGGAATCCGCCGGTCCAGATGAACACGCCGTTGGGCCCGCGGCGCACGTCGCCCGGCACCTTGCCGCGCTCTTCGTTGGTAAAGGGCTCCCAGCCCGAGAAGGCCACCGCCGCGTACAGCAGCACCACGAGCCCGCCGAAGTATTTCATTGCCTCGCTCCCCTCCTCATCAGCCCACCAGGTTGCTCTCCGCCCACCGACTCGACTCGAAGCTCGACGAGCGGATGTAGCCAATCGCCGGGCCAATCAGCAGCAGCACCAGCGCGCAGCAGAACCACGTGCCGCGCGGCGTGTCACTGGTGAGCTTCACCTGGAACGAGCGCCCTCCCATGGGCTGCGGCCCCGCCGCGGAGAAGCCCGCCGTGGTGCGCAGCACGTACGTGCCCGGCGCTACCGACGACAAGTACTCCGTGCCGCTGGTGCCACCCTCGGACCAGGAGCCCTCCGAGTCCGTCCCGGAGTAGTAGCTGATCTCCTGGTAGAAGCTCGATATCTCGCCCGTCTCCTGGTTCACCAGATCGCCCTGCACGCCGATCCAGTCATTGCTCACCGGGGCGGTGACATCCGCGCGCACGTTGCCGCGCGAGGTGATTTGGAACGGCTCGCTGAAGTGCATGGCCGTGGGCTGGCCGGAGACCGCGTCCGGCTCCAGCCGCACCGTCATGTCCAGCACCGTCACGTTGGCCGACATGAGGTTGACCACCAGGTAGAGCGCCAACAGCGCCGTGCCCCACACGCCCGCCCACTTCCACGCCGTGGCGGAGGAGTTCGGGTTGGGCTGGCTGGGGGCGATGCCATGGCGCGCCGGCAGCGCCTCCTTCAGGTTGAAGGCCTCGGCGATGACGCTCGGCTCCAGGTACTCGCCGTGGGTGAACGTCACCTCGGAGTCCGTGGCATCCTCGTTCACCGAGTAGGGCGCCGACACGTACTCGATGGCCTGCGCCATCTCGCCCGCGCGCACCTCCCAGTAGAACTCGCCCAGCACCGTCTCCGTGACGGCCGTCACCGACTGGAAGGCCTTGTAGCGCCGGCCCTCGTAGTAGGCGCCCACGCCCGGGGCCAGGGACACGTCACCCGCGTCGATCGGCTTGAGGTGGACCCAGTGGCCATTGGACTGCATCAGCCACTGGAAGCCCTCGTTCTTGTTGAAGAGGAGGTACTCCTCCCACGGGTAGCGCGTGCCCTCCACCGTACAGGAGCGCACCACGAAGCCGATGCAGATCCACTCCACCCCGCCCAGCTTGCCCTTGGTGCCCAGGGGGATGAGGGGCGGGTGCTCCGGCTTCTCCAACATCTGGAGGAAGGCGAGCTTGCCCTTGCTGGCATCCAGCAGCGCGCCGCAGAAGGGGCACGCCACGCGCCGGGTGCTATCCGGGGCGCGCAGCTCCAACGCGCCGTTGCACTGGGTGCAGCGCGCCTGCTGCAGCGACACCTTGCGCGTCCGAGGGCGCACCTGGTCCATCGGAATGCCGAGCTGCTCCAGCTTGAGCCGCTGGCCCAGGTACACCTCGGGGTCGCGCAAGCGCGTGCCGAAGTCCAGGGTCGCGAACACGCCCTTGGAGCCCGTCGCATCCACGTAATAGCTGTCGGCCGTGGGGTCCACGTCGCCAGGCAGCTCGCCCGCGGCGGCCACCACCCGGCCGTGCCCGCGCTCCTCCACCACGAAGGCGCGGTTGCGCAGGTGCAGGCGTTCGCCGGGGTGCAGCTCGTGCAGCTCGATGCCCTCCTCCACCCCCGCCTCGAACATCATGTGGAAGGTGCCCTCGGACTCGCTGAGCCAGCCCGCGCGCCCGTCATCGAACTGCACGTACCACTCGTCCCAGGGGCCCGCGCCGTGGTCCTTCTGGATGTGGCCCACCAGCTTGTAGCCCGTCTTCGCGTAGCGGCCCTCCAGGCCCAGCCGCAGCGGCGAGTCGGTGTCCACGATGGCGCCAATGCGCCCGTGCGCCTCGAGGTTGGCCCCCTTCTTGGCCACCACCGTCTGGCAATAGCCGCACACCAGCACCTGCGCCGAGCCCGCGGTGAACTCGACCGGGGCCCCACACGAGGGACATTGCCCTTGCGTCACGCCTTCACCCCCCGCGCCAGCTCACGGACATGGCAGCCCTGGGCGCCCAGGTGCCGCGCCACCAGCGCCTCGAAGTCCGGGCGCGCGCGGGTGCGGCAGCAGTACACATTGAGCGCGGCGAAGCCGTGCTCCGGGAAGGTGTGGATGCACAGGTGGCTCTCGGCCAGCAGCGTCAGCCCGGTGATGCCTCCGGGCTCCGGGAACACGTGCCACTGGGGCTGGCCCACCACCTTGAGCTCCAGCAGGACGATGAGCTCCTCGAAGAGCGCCGAGAGCGCCACCTGATCCTTCAGGCGCTCCGGCGCGCAGCCGCTCACGTCCACCAGCCATTCCTGTCCCGTGGTCAGCTTGAAGTCCTCCCCAGACAGGTGACTTTCTAGCACGAGCCCTGCCCCCCTGGGCGAGCGCTTCCGGGGTGGGGGGTTGCCGGATGTGGGGCCCTGCCCGGTACGCTGCGGGCCATGTCTCCGCCGGAGCCCCGTTCCCCGCTGGTGCCCTCCTCCCTCCCCTCTCCCGAGCCCACCGCCTCGGCCGCGAGCGCCAGCGCCGTTGCCCGGCTGGTGCGCGGCCTGCGGGGTCTGCCGCCGGCCGAGCAATGGTGGGGCGAAGGCTGCGCGGGCATGGCGGGGTGGTTTCGCGCGGAGTCGGCGCCCACCACGGACGCGACCGCGCGCTACCGAGAGCTGTACGCGGAGGTGCGAAAGGGCAGGCCCGTGCTGCCCATGGAGGCGCGGCGCCACGTGTACCTGCTGGTGAAGGGGCTGCTGGGGGAGGAGCTGTTCGGCTACCTGGAGGGCAACCAGCAGCGGCTGGAGCGGCGAGGGCTGGAGACGCGCGAGGTGCAGGTGGATACGGAGGCCTCTCTG
It encodes the following:
- the speD gene encoding adenosylmethionine decarboxylase, with the translated sequence MLESHLSGEDFKLTTGQEWLVDVSGCAPERLKDQVALSALFEELIVLLELKVVGQPQWHVFPEPGGITGLTLLAESHLCIHTFPEHGFAALNVYCCRTRARPDFEALVARHLGAQGCHVRELARGVKA
- a CDS encoding DUF4178 domain-containing protein — encoded protein: MTQGQCPSCGAPVEFTAGSAQVLVCGYCQTVVAKKGANLEAHGRIGAIVDTDSPLRLGLEGRYAKTGYKLVGHIQKDHGAGPWDEWYVQFDDGRAGWLSESEGTFHMMFEAGVEEGIELHELHPGERLHLRNRAFVVEERGHGRVVAAAGELPGDVDPTADSYYVDATGSKGVFATLDFGTRLRDPEVYLGQRLKLEQLGIPMDQVRPRTRKVSLQQARCTQCNGALELRAPDSTRRVACPFCGALLDASKGKLAFLQMLEKPEHPPLIPLGTKGKLGGVEWICIGFVVRSCTVEGTRYPWEEYLLFNKNEGFQWLMQSNGHWVHLKPIDAGDVSLAPGVGAYYEGRRYKAFQSVTAVTETVLGEFYWEVRAGEMAQAIEYVSAPYSVNEDATDSEVTFTHGEYLEPSVIAEAFNLKEALPARHGIAPSQPNPNSSATAWKWAGVWGTALLALYLVVNLMSANVTVLDMTVRLEPDAVSGQPTAMHFSEPFQITSRGNVRADVTAPVSNDWIGVQGDLVNQETGEISSFYQEISYYSGTDSEGSWSEGGTSGTEYLSSVAPGTYVLRTTAGFSAAGPQPMGGRSFQVKLTSDTPRGTWFCCALVLLLIGPAIGYIRSSSFESSRWAESNLVG
- a CDS encoding DUF350 domain-containing protein produces the protein MLLLGAVVSVQGLLASVIYSLIGLAVFVAGFYVIKLILPFDVNKEIEADQNTALGIVIGSFILGLAIIVAAAISG